The genomic region AGTTTTATAATTTATACCGCTAATATAAGTATTTATTACGCTTTTAGCGGACTGAAAATCTATAAAATTATATTTGTAACGCATTTCTGCCTTGGAGTGATAGAATGGTTTTTTAGGCTTTGCTAGAAAACAGAATTTAAAAATTCGATCGCCCTTTTCTCATTGTAATAAGTATTGTTTGCATCATAAAAACCAACGTGACCACCGTATTTTGGAACCTCTAGAAATAGAGAGTTGTTTTCTTCGGCCTGCTTATATGGGTAGCAGCTTTTAGATAAAAAGGAGTCGTTAGCTGCGTTTAAAATTAGGGTAGGGACTTTTATTGATTCTAATACCTGAAGCGAACTGCTTTTTTCATAATAGTCCAATGCATTTTTAAATCCGTGGGCTTGGGAGGTGTAGAAATCATCAAAATCTTTTAGGGTGATAATATTTTTTAAATCGCTATTGGAGATTTTATCCGGAAATTGTTCCTGTTTGTGTTTTAATTTTTGAAGGAGCGATTTTTTGAACCGTAAGGCATACAGGTAATTTTTTGTTTTATGAATTTCTAGCATGGAGCCGTGCAGATCGCATGGGGCCGATACCGCTATGGCTGCTTTAATTTTATTTGGAACTTCTTCTTCTCCCAAATATTTCAAAATTACATTGGCACCAAGGCTAAAACCTTTCAGTACAATTTCTGTATAGGGGAAGTTTTCAATTAAATACTTTACCAACCAAGCGAGTTCTTGAGAGTCTCCAGAATGGTAAGATCTAAACTTTTTGTTCTGGCTACCGCTGCAGCCCCGGTAATTGAGGGAAGCTACATCGTAATTGTTTTTATTGAAAATTTTGGCGCTTCCTGTAACGTAAGGTCTTTGTGCATTTCCTTCAAGTCCATGAAGAATTACGGTCAATTTATTGCTTTTGTTCTTGGAGTAGCTCCAATCGATATCCAAAAAGTCATCGTCGGGAGTAGTTATGGTTTGCCGCTCCTGTTCAACACCATGAACCTTTCTTATTTTTCCGGAATAAATGGTAGAAAAGTGACCATTTTTAAATAGCAAGAGCGGATTGTAGGAAGATGTTAGTATTGGCATATAAGGTGGTAATTCGGTAAATACGTTAAATATTATGCGTGCATAATATTAGTTTGTAAATTTGTTTTAAC from Galbibacter sp. BG1 harbors:
- a CDS encoding YheT family hydrolase, which encodes MPILTSSYNPLLLFKNGHFSTIYSGKIRKVHGVEQERQTITTPDDDFLDIDWSYSKNKSNKLTVILHGLEGNAQRPYVTGSAKIFNKNNYDVASLNYRGCSGSQNKKFRSYHSGDSQELAWLVKYLIENFPYTEIVLKGFSLGANVILKYLGEEEVPNKIKAAIAVSAPCDLHGSMLEIHKTKNYLYALRFKKSLLQKLKHKQEQFPDKISNSDLKNIITLKDFDDFYTSQAHGFKNALDYYEKSSSLQVLESIKVPTLILNAANDSFLSKSCYPYKQAEENNSLFLEVPKYGGHVGFYDANNTYYNEKRAIEFLNSVF